A segment of the Sulfurovum indicum genome:
TTAAAAAAGATGGTGCTAGCATCTGCTCCATGGGAATGAGCGGAGACTACGAACTGGCGATCAAATGCGGATCGAATATGGTAAGGATCGGATCGGCACTGTTTAAATAAAGTTTAGGAGAGATTGTCTGTACAATCTTTTCAATCTCTGATCCTTGGTAGTTACTTCATATGATCAGGAAGCTTTTTGAATTTGACAGACTTTACAGACCCCATAAAGGTTCACCTGTCGTTTATTGAGCCTGAAATGCTCCTGCTGGCTCAGTTGATGAAAAATTTTGTCAGTGATATCAAGGCACATCTTGTCTTCCACATCACCACACTCTGTACATATCAAATGTATATGATCAACTTTTGACAATTCATACTTTGGCTTTTTACCAACAATCGGAACTTCTACCAATACACCTTTTTCTTTCATAAGAATAATATTTTTGTAAATGGTAGCCAGAGAAAGAGAGGGGTGGACTTTGATGACCTCTTCGTAAATATCTTCTACAGACATGTGACCGTTCTTATCTACGACTCCAAGAATGTTCATACGCTGAAATGTCGCTTTAAGGCTGCTCTCCTTAAGAAGCTGTGCATAATCTGTCATTTTAATCCTTTTAATACATATAAAAGTCTACGATATTATAAATTTTTATATGCATTTGATAATAAAAGGCAGGAGACCCCACCTTTCATAAAAAAGCTTACAGCTCCTCTGCGTGTTTTGCAAGATATTCTGCAACACCTTCTGCATCAGGCTTCATTGCCTCATCACCTTTTTGCCAACCTGCAGGACATACTTCGCCATACTCGTTAGTAAATTGCATTGCATCGATCATTCTAAGCATTTCATCTACATTTCTACCGAGTGGAAGATCGTTGATAACTGCATGTCTTACTGTTCCGTCTGTATCGATAAGGAAAGAACCTCTCAGTGCAACAGCCTCATCAAGAAGTACATCGAAATCTCTTGATATTTGTTTTGTAAGGTCAGCAACCAATGGGAAGTTGATACGACCGATACCCCCCTTCTCTACCGGAGTCTCTCTCCATGCAAAGTGAGAGAACTGACTGTCTACAGAGACACCGATAACATTTACGCCTCTCTCCTGGAACTCATTGTATCTGTGAGAAAAAGCAATGATCTCAGATGGACATACGAATGTAAAATCAAGCGGATAGAAGAAAACTACTGTACCCTTTTCTCCAAAGTTTTGGTAAAGGTTGAAGTCTTCTACGATTGATCCGTCAGCGAGTACTGCTGTTGCTGTAAAATCCGGTGCTTTGTTTGTTACTAACATGTTTTTCCTTAATGATAATTTTTATTACTTGAAAATTTTATCACAATATCTTTAAACTCTTATTAATAATGAAGGGAAATCAGGTACAAAAAGCCTTTTTTATCGTCACTACTATTCTGTACCTGCTGTTTAACCCTGTATAACCGGACTAAAACGGCAATAGACCAAACTTTTTTATAAAAGTTTCATCTATATCAATCAACCCTTTTTGCTGCAGTCTGTCAAGCACCTCTTTCGTACAAAACGTATCACCTGGCCATTCACGTTTATATCCATCCATTGAATTCTTGTTTGTCGCATCGATCGCAATAAAGCCTTTGAGCTTAACATCACGCTGGGCATCAATATTATTTACTACACGCCAAATAAGCATATAGGGGTCTGTAATATCATTATTGGCTTGATCTACAATAACAAGTACTTTGAGATGGGATTTGAGAACTTTAAGTTCTTTTATGAGCTCACGCATAGAACGCTCTTTTTTCACAGCAATGACACAGACAGGGTTTCTGGTATGAATCATATACTGTTTAAGCGCAACGATATTACTGTCTATTTGCTGCATCTTTGCTAAAAGCTCAGAATCATCAAGCAGAGCTTCCATCCCGCTTTCTACTTCATCACCTGTTGCATCGATACCCAGTTTTCCACCAACAAACTGCTTTTTGGATGAGTGGTCCAAATGATCGACGATCCCCTGGGTAATAAGTATTTTACTTTTATCCAGTCTATTCAGAATATATTTGACAAGCTCTTCAAAATCTTCCAGTTCAGGTGCATCTTCTGCTACAAAAACTGCATGCTTGACAAAGCTCATCTGTCCTACACCCCAGAATGCATGCATGAACTGCTGAGCATGCCCCGGATAGAGTGTTTTCATCTTGGCAAGAATAAGGTTGTGAAAAACACCGTTTTCCGGCATATTGTAATCGATAAGATCAGGAGCCATCGGTTTTAGCATCGGCAGAAATACCCGTTCGGTCGCCCACCCCATATATTTATCCTCAAGCGGTGGCTTCCCTACAACTGTTGCGGCAAAGACCGGCTCTTTTTTCATGGTAATGGTCTCTACTTCCATAACGGGGAACGGCTCTTTGAGTGTATAGTACCCGGTATGATCACCGAACGGTCCTTCTATCTCCATCTTTTCCGGATCAACAAAACCTTCAATAACAATATCTACATCTCTTGGAATGTAAATATCGTTGGTGATCGACTTGACAAGCTGAGCATTTTTGTTCCTTACGAAACCATAAAGAAGCATTTCAAACATTCCATGCGGCATCGGTGCCTGCCCACACCAAATATAGAGCGGATCTCCACCGATAGCAACGGTCACAGGCATCTTCTTGCCGGCTCTTTGGTACTGGTCAAAAAAGTGTGAGGCATCTTTATGGATCTGCCAGTGCATTCCCAGTCTGTTACTGTCATACTGCTGCAAACGGTACATACCGAGGTTCTGCATTGAACCATCCAGACTCTGGGTATAGACCTGTCCCATTGTAATGAATGGGCCTCCATCCTCTTCCCATGTTTTTAGAACAGGCAATCTGTCAAGATCAACCTCTTCTTTTGGAATAATGATCTCCTGACACTCTCCTCTGAACTTCAAACGTTTGGGAAAGACATTTTTGAGTGAAAAGAGTTTGGGAACCATAGCAAGTTTCGCTTTGAAAGTCTTAGGCGGTTTCAGCTTGAGAAGTTCACCAATCCCTTCTGCCACCTCATCAGGATGTTTGTCAAAGATCTTCTCTGTGATCTCCTTGTTGGCAAAGATATTCATGAGTACAGGCATATCATACTCTATGCCTTTTGCTTTGTTGACCGGTTTTGTAAACAATATTGGCCGTGAATCTTCTTTTTTGACCTCTATGTACGCCACATGCGGAATCTCAAGCTCCACATCGAGCGCTTCGTCAATGATCTTTAAATTGCCGTTGTCTTTGAGCCACTGGATGACATCCTGCATACTGTTCCCCTGTATAAATATAGGGAAGATTATAGCGAAAAAGGAGTTATAGACTTATGGGCACCTCTAATAACCCCATACGCCCATAATGGGTTTTGCAGATGTGAGATTTTGCAAGAGGCTTTCAAGTCCTAGCCAAAGCTAAGACGATGGAAGCATCTTGTGAAAGATCGCGTCTGCAAAGCCCACCCTTTGGGCAATGCCGGCTTTGCCCTATACGGCGTTACACTTTTTCGACTTAGCTACGGCTAGGTCTGTAAAGTGTGCCTTGCCTAGAACAAAGCCGGCAATGTTATGAGCATATGGGGTTATTAGAGGTGCCCTTATACTGATCCTTGAAAAACAGATACGATACAGCTATACTTTACTCTGCGGTAAAGTATTACAGCCTCTCCGGCATCTCATCTTTAAAGGCACTCTTCTCAGCATTTTCAAGAATATCAAGCGCACCTTTTTCTATCATGTTCTGGGCCAGCTGGTCACCGATAATATCAGCTTCATCAAGCGGTGCAGTAAGATATTCATGGAGAATGTGCGTACCGTCAGGATAGCCGATCATCGCTCTGACAGAAAGAGTCTGAGCCTCCTCATCGATAGTAGCATTAACAGCAACCGGTGCGGAACAGCCTGCTCCAATAACAGAGATGAAGTCACGCTCTACTTTGGTACAGATAAAAGTCGGCTCATGGTTCAAGCTCATAGCGATCTCTCTAACTCTGTCGTTGTTCGCCACTATCTCTATGCCAAGTGCCGCCTGTCCCATTGGTGGGATGAAAAAATCAAGCTTTTCTGTATACGGAATATCTTTTAGCAGATCAAGTCTTTTAAGACCTATATAGGCAAGAATAATCGCATCATACTGTCCCTCTTTCAGTTTTCGCAAACGCGTATTGACATTGCCTCTGAGGTCTTTAACCTTAAGATCAGGGCGCTTCTCAAGCAGTTGCATACGGCGTCTGAGACTTGTTGTTCCTACTACTGCACCTTCAGGAAGTTCATCGAGGCTTTTATAGGTATGGGATAAAAAAACATCACTCTGGTCCTGACGCTCTGTAATGGCACAAAGTTCCAACCCTTCAGGGATGTAAGTCGGTACATCTTTAAGTGAGTGTACTGCCAGATGTGCATTTCCCGCAAGCATCTCATCTTCAAGTTCTTTTGTAAAGTGCCCTTTACCTCCAACCAGTGCCAGCGGTCTGTCAAGGATCCTGTCCCCTTTTGAAGTGATCTCATTAAGCTTAACCGTAATCTCCGGGAAATCTCTCTCTATTCTCTCTTTAATGTGATACGCCTGCCAGAGTGCCAATGCACTCGCGCGTGTTGCAATGATCAGTGTTTCCAACAATATTCTCCCTTCCTCGTGCGTTTGGAACCGCTTCCACCATACAAAAGGAGCTTTTTAGAATGAATAGCATACCAACACTCTTCACTCTTCACTCCTCACTTGTAAGAAGTTTACTTTACAAGCTTCTTGTATCCGTCTCTCATCTTATCCCACTGGCCGTCAATATAGACTGTCGGTGTACCATTAACCATCATTCTTCCTGCTGCTGATTCATCTGCCTTCATCGCATCTTTAACCTCTTTGGCATCGATCTTCGCAGCAGTGATCTCATATCCTGTCTGTTTCTTGATTGCTGAAAGTACTTTTTTTGTATCCTTCTCATTAGGACTGATCTTCAGTGTATACATCTTTTCAACAATATCTGTTTTACCCTCTTTTTGCGCTACATGCATCACACGTGTCAAAATATCTGAAACGGGGTGGATTCTTCTTAACGGAAGATGATAATAATACACTGAGATCACCTCAGGATGCTCTTTGGCCGCTTTAAAAATTTCAGGTACTACTTCCTGGCAAAAAGGACACATCGGGTCTGAAAATACCAATATCTTGTGCTTGGCATCTTTATTCCCGAAAAGAAGATGTGCATCATCATATATCGTTTCAGGTACGGTCGGTTTGATCTCATTTCTGTAACTTCTGCCTGTTTTAATACTTACAAGGTTACCTGTGATCAGACCATCTTTAACAAACATAACCTCCGGAGCATGGATCTCTTTCTTCTGATAGGTAAGATCTATTGTTGTAAGCAAAACTGTCCATCCGGGAAGATCCTTGTGGGTCTTTGCCTCTATGACCGTAACACCGTTAACCTTTACCTGCGGGTTTTTCACCACATTTCTTTTAACATACTTCGTAAGTTTTTTCGTATCCGGTACATTATTCGCGTTCAATGCGATCGTTGCGATCAATGTGCTCGTCAACAATTTCGACATCAATGACATTATCGTCTCCTTTGTGTGTATGATAGTTTGTTCGTTCAGGTGTTATTTTAGCCACAAATTGTAAATAAACCGTGTAAAGCAGCGCACCTATTCCCATAAAGTCACTGACAACTCCGGGAAGGATAAGCAAGATCGCTCCGGTGAAGTATGCCATGTTGGCATCCTGAAACCTCTTCAGGTCAAGTTTCCCTTGCTGAAGCGACTGCATATTGCCCATCACTGCATAAGGAGATTGCTTCAAAAGCGTAACTCCTGCAAAGATCGATGCAATGATCCAAACAGTCGACCAGAGTGCACCGATGATCTCAAGCATCTTCAAAGAGAAATAGATCTCCAAAAAAAGATAAGGGATCAGAATAACAATTAACATAATCTCTCTTCCACAAGAGAGAGGATCTCCTCTGCTGCGATCTCCTCTTTTATCATACCGTCCCTTGTCACAAATTCGACCAGTCCATCTGCCAGTTTCTTCCCTATAACAATCGAATAGGGAATACCGATCAGTTCATAGTCTTTCATCTTTGCACCAAACCTGTCCTTACGATCATCAAAGAGTACATCAATCCCTTTGTCAAGCATCGTTTCATAGAGCTTTTCCCCCAGTGCCATTTGCGCTTCATCTTTAATGTTTGACACCATAATGTGCAGATCAAATGGTGCAGACTCCCTGGTCCAGATACACCCTTTGTCATCATGATTCTGTTCTATGATCGCCGCAATCAGACGGCTAACACCGATACCGTAGGTCCCCATGACCATCGGTTGAGCTTTTCCGTTCTCATCAAGAAAAGTACACCCTAATGGTTCAGAATAACGCGTACCCAGCTGAAAGATGTGACCCGCTTCGATCCCTTTGGTATAACGTAACGGCGCACCACAGCAACTGCAGAGATCACCTTCCTGCACGGCAACCAGGTCTTTATAGTCAGCATCTACACCTTTAAAACTGTTACCGACAAGATGGTAGTCTGTCTCATTGGCACCGCAGATCATTGATGTAGCCTCTTTAAGATTATTGTCCAGAACAACACGTACCCCTTCAGGTACTACTGTCGGCCCCATATAGCCGGCAACCAGTCCGATTTCCGCCAACTCCTCTTCAGTAACATCAACAAGCTCGTTTGCATTGACCGCGTTGCAGGCTTTAACCTCCTGAAGTTCATCTGAACCTCTGAGAGCAAAAAGCACGATCTGACTTCTACCTTCATCATAAAGTGCCTTTTTGGCCACTGTTTTCACAAGGTAGTACGGATCGACCCTGAAAAACTTTGCAAGATCTTCGATAGTCATGGTATTTGGCGTATAGAACTTTGCAAAAAGTGCCTCAGGTGCTTCCGCTTCACACGGCTTTTCTTTTCGTACTGCCGCTTCAATATTCGCCCCGTATTCACAGGCATCACAGACTACAATAGTGTCTTCTCCGCTGTCAGCCAATACCATAAATTCTTTGGAACCAGAACCCCCGATAGCACCAGAGTCCGCTTCTACCACTCTGAACTCCAGCCCCAGGCGATTAAAGATCTTTTTGTAAGTCTCCTCCATCAGATCGAACTCACGTTTCATGTCACATTCATCGGCATGGAAACTGTAGCCGTCCTTCATCAGGAATTCACGTCCCCGCATCAAACCGAAACGCGGCCTTATCTCATCACGGAACTTTAGGTTGATCTGGTAGAGGTTCAGAGGTAACTGCTTGTAACTTTTTACACTCTGGCGTACCAAGTTGACCATCATCTCTTCATGGGTCGGTCCAAGCACGAACTCATTCTCTTTGCGGTCTTTAAAACGCAAAAGCTCTTTACCATACTTTTCATAACGGCCGCTCTCTTTCCAAAGAGATGCAGGTGTTACGAAAGAGAGGCTTACTTCCTGGCAGCCGGCCTTGTCAAGCTCCTCTTTAACAACACGCTGCACTCGCTCCAGCACTCTTTTTCCCAATGGTAGAAAATTGTATAGACCGCTTCCTCCCACAGACTGGATGAACCCTCCGCGGATTAGATAGATATGACTCGCCAATGTCGCATCATGGGGAGTCTCTTTGGTTGTCGGTACTAATAATCTTGAAAATCTCACGCGTTGTATCCTTTACTATGATGATCGTTCTTATACTGTTTTAGATCCACATGTTCTGTATCGATATTGAACATCTTCTTAACCGCTTCGATACAGTTGGCATTCTTTTTCTCTGTGGAGGAGGCTCTGAGATTCTGCGTCGGATCATGCAGAAACCGGTTGAACATCTGTTCTGCCATCTTTCGCATATTTTTCTCATACTCTTTGGGTACAAATCCTTTTTTCAGTGCCCTTGCCATCTCTTTTTCAATCGCTTCAGAAACATGCTCCCGCATCTGTTTGATAACCGGTTCTATAGAGAGTGCTCTCAGCCATGTATAGAACTCATCTGTATACCGCTTGACTATCTCTGTTGCACGAATAGCCTGCTCCTGACGCATGGCATGGTTTTCATTGGAGATACTGCGCAGATCATCAATGCGGAAAAGCTCTAATTTTGGAAGATCCATATCAGCGATATCTCTTGGGATTGCCATGTCAAACCAGTGTCTTGGCAGTGTTTCATTTTCTATCATCTCCTGTGTAATAACAGGGTCAGATGATGATGTAGCAGAAAAAAGCAGTCGATAGCGGTTAATATACTTTGGAAGATTCTCCATTGTATCGGCTTTGACATTCTCCCCCAGATTGTCTGCAACACGCTGTACTTTCTCAAGGTCACGCCCTATCAGCACAACATCACACCCTACTCTAAGCAGATGTTTGGCAGCCAGTACCCCCATCTCTCCTGCACCTACAACAATACCCTTCATCCCCTGAATATTGTCTCCAAGCAGTTTGTGTGCCTGGGCAACAGCTACTGAAGCGATAGAAACAGGGTTTTGGGAGATGTTGGTAGCATTTCTCACTTCTGCTGCACATTTGACAGCATAAGAGATGACACGGTTAAGCTTGCGCCCCGCCGTACCGTTTTGAAAAGAGAGTTTGAAGGCATCTTTGACCTGTCCTGTAATCTGTGACTCTCCCACAACCAGAGAGTCTAAAGAAGAGACAACCGAAAAGATATGCTCAATCGCCTCTTCATCATCGTAACGTTTAGCTGTATTCTTAAGCTCATAAAAACTTAAATCACTCTTCTGGCTCATTAATCCGAGCACTGCATGAAAACTGGAAAAGTTGTCCCGTGTTGCAAGTATGATCTCCACACGGTTGCAGGTTGAAACAATGAACACTTCATGAATGAACTCAAAATGAGTCAATTGGTCAAGAATGGTCTTCACCTCTTCATGATTGGCAAATGCCAGCTTCTCACGCATCATCAGCTCACAGTTCTTATGCGAAAAACTTACTACCTGGTAGTACATTAAAACTCCCTGTCAATCATTTCCATAGCAATTTCCGAGAGAGCATCTTCTCCAAGAGCATTCATCAGCTCTACTGCCTCATCAATGAGCTCTCTTGCCTGTGCATGACACTTGATCAGTATCTGCTTCTCTTCCATCTGATGCATGATCCACATCTGTTCTTTGGGATCAAGCACTTTTTTATGCAGTGATCGAAGTTTCTTCCTGTCAGTATCATCCAGAGTTTCATAGAGATAGATATATGGCAGTGTCGTTTTCCCTTCAACAAAATCATGCAGTGCAGGTTTACCCAAAGTCGTACTGTCAGCAGTAATATCCAACAGGTCATCAACCATCTGAAATGCCAATCCAAGGTTACGTCCGTAGATCATAAACGGCTCTTTGGGTTTGCCTGCAAGCACTGCTGCTGCACCTGCACTCGCTTCAATAAGCGAGGCAGTCTTTTGGTAGATCATCTCAAGATAAACCTCTTTGTCCACATTGAAGGTTTTTGAGAGTGAAACATCCTTGAGCTCTCCAAGACTCAACTGTACAACGGCATTGGAGACGATCTTAGCCACTTCTGTGGAGATATTATTCAGTTCAAAGAAACCTTTGGAATAAAGAATGTCTCCCAACATGATCGCAGTTTTGTTGCCGTACAGTGCATTGAGAGAAGGTTTGTTTCGGCGTATATATGCATCATCGATCACATCATCATGTAACAGACTGGCTGCATGGATCATCTCTACGATCGCAGCTGTTTTCACTACGGGGAGACTTCCTCCCGCTATTCTTAAAATAAGTTTCGCACGCAGACGTTTTCCACGGGGAAGTCTCGTATAGAGTGAAGCAACCTCTTTGTCGTTCAATTCACCAACAAACTGCTCTATTTTTCTCTCAACGGCACTCAACATTACTGTTCCTTAACTTATTCGCACTGTGTAACAATGTTACCTACAAGTTCAATGAAAATAGAAGCAACTCTACTGTCAACATCTTTATCTATGACCAATGCTTTGATCTGTGCTTCAAGCTCCTCATCCAGACCGCGCTCTTCAAGCATCTTTTCAGCCACAGCCAGGCGACGGAACACCTTCTCGATCTCCATCTCTACAATGTTTTGGTTAGCTGTTTTGGCAATGCTGAAATAGTTCTCTTTTGGTGAACTTACCATAAAATCATCTTCGTCATCAAATATATTCATATTCTATTCCTTATATATAGTCTTAACAAGGAAATTATTATAGCCAAATAGGTTTAATCTATATATGTCTCTATGGGTTTTGGCTCTCCCAGATAGTATCCCTGTACATAATCGATCTCCAATGAACGTACTTCATTATATATCTCTTCACTGGAAACAAACTCTGCAACAAGTTTATATCCAAAAGTCTCAGAGAGCTTCTTAAGAGAGGAGAGAACGGCTTTTGTACGCTTCGGACTTGTCAACAGCTCATGGATCAGACTGCCGTCGATCTTCAAGATATCTACATCCAGTCTGATCAGATAATTGTAGTTAGAGTAACCGCTTCCAAAATCATCTATAGCAATTTTTGAACCAAAAGTTTTTAACTGCTGAAAAACCAGTGCAACTTCATCGTAATCCTGAATTTCGTGGTTTTCTACTATCTCGAAAGTGAGTCTGTCTGCAATATTTTTATGACGATATAGTTTTTTTGTGATAAGTTTCAGCATATCTTCATTGTGGAGATCATCAAGATCCAGATTAATAGATACTTTGATCTCCGGGTACTTATCCAAAACATTAAAGACCTCATTGAGTACCAGCTTGCTCATCTTGATATATTGCGTTGTCCCCCTGATCGTATCCAGGAAATAGTATGGCGAAATAAGCTTTTGCGGATCCTCTTTGTCGATCAAACGTACCAAAGCTTCATATTTGTCAATTTTCTGTGTTTCTGTATTGAAGATAGGCTGGTATAGACAGGTGATACGCTGCTCTTCCAGTGCGTTTCTGATATAATCTATATTATATCTCACTTCGTCAGCTTCTATATCATCAATAATTTCCAGTCCGTTCTTTCCTCTGCTTTTGACCTTCAGAAGCTTTTCATCCAAGAACCTGTAGATATTATCTATGGATTTTGCATCTTCAGGTGTGACAATGGCACTCATTGAAAGTGTAAGGGAGATAACCTCATTATCGACCAGAAAGCGTTTTTTGTTTAAACCTTTAAATACTTTTTCGGCTGTTTCTTTCAAGTTACAGCTTCCTTTTTCAACCACTGCAAAAAACTCACTCCCTCCAATATGTATCACTCGAGACTCATTAGGCAAAAGTTCTGTCATCTCTTCGGTAAACTGTTTCAGGACCCTGTTTCCGGAAGCATACCCGTATCGGTCATTGACCTGTTTAAATCCATCTATATCAACCATCATAGCATCATACCTGTTGACCTGCCTGGTATCAAAGAACTCTTTCAGGTAGAGCTTGGTATATGCAGAAGTTACCGGGTCTATCAATATATTTTTCCTCAGTTTATGAAAACTGTATGCCAGATAGGCCAAGAAGATCAGACTGGCAATCAAAAACCACTGCATCAATGTCACAATAAATACAATGGGGGAATTAAAATCATTGAGGTAGTCACCATACTCTTTGGAAAGATCCATAACCAAGAGAGCCTGGGTCTGATGCTCTTTGACAATCGGATAAACCAGTGAAAGCCAAACCTCTTCAACCCCTTCGGACTGTTTGATTATCTGTGGCTTCTGTGTCTCATAGACCCTGTCAAAAAGTTTGCTTTTTGGAAAAAAGATCGTATTGTACTCAACAGGGTCTTCCAGTGTTCCATCAAGCAAAAAACGGTAATGTCCCTTTTTATCTTTATAAATGAGGAAAATATACTGAAACTCTTTTGTCAAGAAGGCATGGAGGGTTTTATTAAGGGTATGCCTCTTCTGAGGGTGTGTCTCCAGATACGATTTAAGTGCAGCAGCCCCCGTTTCAGACTGAATATATTGTGCGATTCTCTGGGCATACTGTTTTGCTTTATAAATCTCCGTATTTTTAAGTTTCTCGGTACTCTCAGCGATCGAATATTGTAGATAGATCGCAAAGAGAGTCAGCAGCCCCATTATGAGAAAAATATATTTATTGGTATGCCTGGAGATCATAGTGCATCAACCAAAAAGTTTTTATACTCTTTTGGCAGAGTAATATTGTGTTTGTCCAGACGATTTTTAATAAACAACAGCTGTGACCGCCCTTTTCGCCAGTAGAATGCTCCTACCGCTTCTGGAGAAAGCTTCAAAAGGCGATAATCTGTCACAAACAAAACAGGTTCTCTCTCTTTGTTACGCATATTCTCTCTTTCTCCTCTGATCTTAGAGAGTGTCGAACGGTTTGTAACCAAAATGACATCTGCCTTTTCCGGATCCCTAGATAAAAAAATTCTTTTTGAATAGGCAAACACTTGCCTGTATTCCCTATCATCCGTAAACACACGTATCACCGGCTTAGGTACCAGTACAGAAAATATCTGATGGTATATTTTCAGGGTACTCTCCCTTTCCAATGCATGAAGCTGCCCATACAACAGCATAAGAACAGTCAGGATCTTTTTCAAAACAGATACTCCATCTCAATGGTAATACGCTGATCTGTCGGAGAGATCTGTAAAGGAGTCAGCAGGGTTGATGTTACAGGGTCAACTCTAAACAGCGTTGACTTTTTGGCTTTGTCAAGAAGATTTTCTCCTTTGAGCGTCAGAGTAAGTTCCTCACTGATATTCCAGGAGACTGCACAGGTCAGATCGAAATAGTTTTTCCAGTCAAGACTGTTACTGTGCCATACTATACCATTGTAAAAATCCAGTTTTTCATAAGCATTTGTCAAACTGAGGTATCCGCTTACATCTTCCAGTTTGTCTAAATTAAAAATATCTTTATAGCGTGCATAATAAAGCTGCATGTTCACTTTATTATTCAGATCAATATCGTAATCATAGTTCATGACTGCAAAGAAGTACTTTGTTTCTCCCGATGCATCCGGGGTATCATTTTGCACAAGTCCATCTTCATCCTGCATCATAAGCAGCATTAACCTCAGACGATAGTTCTCATCACTATAGGCAATTTCCTGGGTAATACCCAGTGTGGTCTGCGGTTCTATGTCCTGAAGATTTGAAATATCCAAATAACGCACAAAGGGTTCCAAAGCAAACTGGGTACGATAGAGATACGCCTTATAACTCCAGTGCTCGCTGCTGTAGATATATCCTAAACGCAGCTGCAAAAGCGAATCACTCTCCACCCCTCCGTTTCTTGAAATATGATTATAAGATGCCCCTAGTGTCACAAGCTGCCGATCACTAAACGCATACTGGTCCTGAAAAAAGACCGAAGCTATCCTTTCTTCTGTAAAAGGAGATGTTAAAGCATCCTCCCCATCCCTTTCAAACGAATCAAGCTTTTTGTACCTCCCTTTGATGCCAGCCGTAATACGGTTCCTTCCTATAGTTTCCTTGTAAGTCACCTCTGCCGTATAGGTACTGTTCTTGTATACACCGTTGAAAGTATTCGCACCCAGGGCATCTGACCAGAGCAAAGGCAGATCATCTGCCTGTACCATTTCTGTTTTCAGCCAGTCATAGGCAAACTGGGCACGCCAGTGTGTATCAAAAACTATTCCATAATCCAAATGCAAATTGAGATAGTCTATTTGTGAAACCAACGGTGTGGCATCCCAACTCATACCCGCAAGGCTGTCAGTATCTTTTTTCATGACCTGCAGATGAAAGACCTGATCTTCCGTTTTTACATAAGAGAAAAGCTGCATACGTTCAAAGTCCCTGCTTAGAGGTGTAGCGGTTCCGT
Coding sequences within it:
- a CDS encoding bifunctional diguanylate cyclase/phosphodiesterase, with the translated sequence MGLLTLFAIYLQYSIAESTEKLKNTEIYKAKQYAQRIAQYIQSETGAAALKSYLETHPQKRHTLNKTLHAFLTKEFQYIFLIYKDKKGHYRFLLDGTLEDPVEYNTIFFPKSKLFDRVYETQKPQIIKQSEGVEEVWLSLVYPIVKEHQTQALLVMDLSKEYGDYLNDFNSPIVFIVTLMQWFLIASLIFLAYLAYSFHKLRKNILIDPVTSAYTKLYLKEFFDTRQVNRYDAMMVDIDGFKQVNDRYGYASGNRVLKQFTEEMTELLPNESRVIHIGGSEFFAVVEKGSCNLKETAEKVFKGLNKKRFLVDNEVISLTLSMSAIVTPEDAKSIDNIYRFLDEKLLKVKSRGKNGLEIIDDIEADEVRYNIDYIRNALEEQRITCLYQPIFNTETQKIDKYEALVRLIDKEDPQKLISPYYFLDTIRGTTQYIKMSKLVLNEVFNVLDKYPEIKVSINLDLDDLHNEDMLKLITKKLYRHKNIADRLTFEIVENHEIQDYDEVALVFQQLKTFGSKIAIDDFGSGYSNYNYLIRLDVDILKIDGSLIHELLTSPKRTKAVLSSLKKLSETFGYKLVAEFVSSEEIYNEVRSLEIDYVQGYYLGEPKPIETYID
- a CDS encoding DUF2018 family protein, with the protein product MNIFDDEDDFMVSSPKENYFSIAKTANQNIVEMEIEKVFRRLAVAEKMLEERGLDEELEAQIKALVIDKDVDSRVASIFIELVGNIVTQCE
- a CDS encoding proline--tRNA ligase, giving the protein MRFSRLLVPTTKETPHDATLASHIYLIRGGFIQSVGGSGLYNFLPLGKRVLERVQRVVKEELDKAGCQEVSLSFVTPASLWKESGRYEKYGKELLRFKDRKENEFVLGPTHEEMMVNLVRQSVKSYKQLPLNLYQINLKFRDEIRPRFGLMRGREFLMKDGYSFHADECDMKREFDLMEETYKKIFNRLGLEFRVVEADSGAIGGSGSKEFMVLADSGEDTIVVCDACEYGANIEAAVRKEKPCEAEAPEALFAKFYTPNTMTIEDLAKFFRVDPYYLVKTVAKKALYDEGRSQIVLFALRGSDELQEVKACNAVNANELVDVTEEELAEIGLVAGYMGPTVVPEGVRVVLDNNLKEATSMICGANETDYHLVGNSFKGVDADYKDLVAVQEGDLCSCCGAPLRYTKGIEAGHIFQLGTRYSEPLGCTFLDENGKAQPMVMGTYGIGVSRLIAAIIEQNHDDKGCIWTRESAPFDLHIMVSNIKDEAQMALGEKLYETMLDKGIDVLFDDRKDRFGAKMKDYELIGIPYSIVIGKKLADGLVEFVTRDGMIKEEIAAEEILSLVEERLC
- a CDS encoding polyprenyl synthetase family protein → MLSAVERKIEQFVGELNDKEVASLYTRLPRGKRLRAKLILRIAGGSLPVVKTAAIVEMIHAASLLHDDVIDDAYIRRNKPSLNALYGNKTAIMLGDILYSKGFFELNNISTEVAKIVSNAVVQLSLGELKDVSLSKTFNVDKEVYLEMIYQKTASLIEASAGAAAVLAGKPKEPFMIYGRNLGLAFQMVDDLLDITADSTTLGKPALHDFVEGKTTLPYIYLYETLDDTDRKKLRSLHKKVLDPKEQMWIMHQMEEKQILIKCHAQARELIDEAVELMNALGEDALSEIAMEMIDREF
- the hemA gene encoding glutamyl-tRNA reductase → MYYQVVSFSHKNCELMMREKLAFANHEEVKTILDQLTHFEFIHEVFIVSTCNRVEIILATRDNFSSFHAVLGLMSQKSDLSFYELKNTAKRYDDEEAIEHIFSVVSSLDSLVVGESQITGQVKDAFKLSFQNGTAGRKLNRVISYAVKCAAEVRNATNISQNPVSIASVAVAQAHKLLGDNIQGMKGIVVGAGEMGVLAAKHLLRVGCDVVLIGRDLEKVQRVADNLGENVKADTMENLPKYINRYRLLFSATSSSDPVITQEMIENETLPRHWFDMAIPRDIADMDLPKLELFRIDDLRSISNENHAMRQEQAIRATEIVKRYTDEFYTWLRALSIEPVIKQMREHVSEAIEKEMARALKKGFVPKEYEKNMRKMAEQMFNRFLHDPTQNLRASSTEKKNANCIEAVKKMFNIDTEHVDLKQYKNDHHSKGYNA